From Cannabis sativa cultivar Pink pepper isolate KNU-18-1 chromosome 8, ASM2916894v1, whole genome shotgun sequence, a single genomic window includes:
- the LOC115700468 gene encoding pre-rRNA-processing protein esf2 isoform X1 codes for MVHKNPSGEEKEEQDMDSIDANTDEITMKKKNINKRRLLKEASEARRRGICYLSRIPPHMDPFNLRQILSQFGDIQRIYLTPENSAQVRRKRPGRYQDQAFSEGWVEFSDKRVAKRVADMLNGEQIGGKKKSSFYYDLWNIKYLSKFKWDDLTEEIAYKKAAREQKLALEISAAKRERDFYLSKVDQARAFSSIEERLKKKQKLEQEPGTDPDLPVSNQALKVRKFPQKQPVAKNETDNKPKLSKDILAGVSISYQYSVIYFILNFSLKLVYEYLYRCLVVLADHDNCS; via the exons ATGGTTCATAAGAACCCTTCCGGAGAGGAGAAGGAGGAGCAGGATATGGATTCTATTGATGCCAACACTGATGAAATcacgatgaagaagaagaacataaataagAGACGTCTTTTAAAGGAAGCTTCGGAGGCTAGACGGCGTGGAATTTGCTACCTCAGTAGGATTCCTCCCCATATGGACCCTTTCAACCTTCGTCAGATTCTCTCTCAATTTGGAGATATTCAAAGGATTTACTTGACTCCTGAAA ATTCTGCCCAAGTTCGACGCAAGCGTCCTGGTCGATATCAGGATCAAGCATTTTCCGAAGG ATGGGTTGAGTTTTCTGATAAAAGGGTTGCTAAAAGAGTTGCTGATATGTTAAATGGTGAACAAATAG GTGGGAAGAAAAAGTCATCCTTCTATTATGACTTGTGGAATATCAAATACCTAAGCAAATTCAAGTGGGATGATCTCACAGAAGAAATTG CTTACAAGAAAGCCGCCAGGGAGCAGAAACTGGCTTTAGAAATCTCTGCTGCGAAAAGGGAGCGGGACTTCTATCTCTCTAAGGTTGATCAAGCCCGTGCATTCAGTTCCATCGAAGAACGATTAAAGAAG AAGCAAAAGCTCGAACAAGAACCGGGTACTGATCCTGATCTTCCTGTTAGCAATCAAGCATTGAAGGTTCGAAAATTCCCACAGAAACAACCTGTTGCGAAAAACGAAACAGATAATAAGCCTAAGCTTTCTAAAGATATCCTAGCTGGGGTAAGCATCAGTTATCAATATTCAGTAATATATTTCATTTTGAACTTCTCACTGAAGCTTGTATATGAATATCTTTATAGGTGTTTGGTGGTTCTTGCTGATCATGACAATTGCAGTTGA
- the LOC115700468 gene encoding pre-rRNA-processing protein esf2 isoform X2, translating to MVHKNPSGEEKEEQDMDSIDANTDEITMKKKNINKRRLLKEASEARRRGICYLSRIPPHMDPFNLRQILSQFGDIQRIYLTPENSAQVRRKRPGRYQDQAFSEGWVEFSDKRVAKRVADMLNGEQIGGKKKSSFYYDLWNIKYLSKFKWDDLTEEIAYKKAAREQKLALEISAAKRERDFYLSKVDQARAFSSIEERLKKKQKLEQEPGTDPDLPVSNQALKVRKFPQKQPVAKNETDNKPKLSKDILAGVFGGSC from the exons ATGGTTCATAAGAACCCTTCCGGAGAGGAGAAGGAGGAGCAGGATATGGATTCTATTGATGCCAACACTGATGAAATcacgatgaagaagaagaacataaataagAGACGTCTTTTAAAGGAAGCTTCGGAGGCTAGACGGCGTGGAATTTGCTACCTCAGTAGGATTCCTCCCCATATGGACCCTTTCAACCTTCGTCAGATTCTCTCTCAATTTGGAGATATTCAAAGGATTTACTTGACTCCTGAAA ATTCTGCCCAAGTTCGACGCAAGCGTCCTGGTCGATATCAGGATCAAGCATTTTCCGAAGG ATGGGTTGAGTTTTCTGATAAAAGGGTTGCTAAAAGAGTTGCTGATATGTTAAATGGTGAACAAATAG GTGGGAAGAAAAAGTCATCCTTCTATTATGACTTGTGGAATATCAAATACCTAAGCAAATTCAAGTGGGATGATCTCACAGAAGAAATTG CTTACAAGAAAGCCGCCAGGGAGCAGAAACTGGCTTTAGAAATCTCTGCTGCGAAAAGGGAGCGGGACTTCTATCTCTCTAAGGTTGATCAAGCCCGTGCATTCAGTTCCATCGAAGAACGATTAAAGAAG AAGCAAAAGCTCGAACAAGAACCGGGTACTGATCCTGATCTTCCTGTTAGCAATCAAGCATTGAAGGTTCGAAAATTCCCACAGAAACAACCTGTTGCGAAAAACGAAACAGATAATAAGCCTAAGCTTTCTAAAGATATCCTAGCTGGG GTGTTTGGTGGTTCTTGCTGA